CTTTGAACCCAAAGGTCAGATCTTTGATTCCCTGGAATGGATTGCGAAAGTCACTTCCCATATTCCAGAAAAGGGATCTCAGCTTGTCCATTATTATGGCGCTTATTCCAACGCACATCGTGGCAGGAGAGCCAAACTCGGCGACTCCTCTGTAGCAAGGACTCACTGCAACAAGGAAGCCCAATCGGAAACTGAATGGACAAAACTGCGGCGTAAGTCCTGGGCTGCATTGATTCGACTTGTTTACGAAGCAGATCCTCTGCTTTGTCCCAAATGCCGGAATCAGATGAAGATCGTCTCGGTAATCAAAGATGGTCCCGTCATCGATAAAATTCTTGCGCATCTTCAATATAAGTTTGAACCGCTACCGCTTGCTGCAGTTCGACCTCCGCCCGATACTCCACCTGAGTGGGATTCCTTCTCAGCCGACTGATTCCTTCTTCTGCTTCCGAAATAGTAGCCGCACTCTCTTTTTGTCCCGAAAACACGCCAGTTTCCTATTTTTGATACTCACCTTGTCCATCTGCCGTTCCTGTACAATTGATCGCGCAGATCTCTGCCCAATTTCACATATCTGGTGCTTACGCGAAAAAGCAATTTCTTATAATTCCTTGTTAAACTCGATTTGTCTTTAGAGTGTCAGGGCCTTACGG
The nucleotide sequence above comes from bacterium. Encoded proteins:
- a CDS encoding transposase — encoded protein: MKHTFTSSWFPKGLIGPELIAKMRTWRHSGFHVYVGPSILQKEDVVRVGLYIVRAPASSSRLQLTQDGLLKYLAKGSLSNDRCDTLFEPKGQIFDSLEWIAKVTSHIPEKGSQLVHYYGAYSNAHRGRRAKLGDSSVARTHCNKEAQSETEWTKLRRKSWAALIRLVYEADPLLCPKCRNQMKIVSVIKDGPVIDKILAHLQYKFEPLPLAAVRPPPDTPPEWDSFSAD